atattcttctgcattgcgatctGGCCTCAGCTctttggaacaacattttctcacgCTTTGGGATtgcgtgggtcatgcctaggagtgtgcttgacttagttgcttgttggtggaagtctgggagatctgggagcgctacttcttggaagatggtgcctatttgccttttttggtgtatttggagagaaagaaaccttaggtgttttgagaatctagaaAGCTCCCTTgaggaggtgctagagttgtttctccatacttTGTATGTttggtcgatggcttatttgtaccctttatctatcagctttgctgaatttcttacttctttttcgctttctagttaggtgtttcctattgtatacttctagtgtacgtaggggcgtcttacgctttcaataatactatcattacttatccaaaaaaaaaattaccactGCCAGAAGTCCAAAAATAAGGCCCCCAATGTGTAAAATCAGCTACCAATTAATAATCACAAGTACTGAGAGTAACGCTCACATATGTTGCTCTTCATcgtgattctttttcttttttcctttttttttttttttttttttggggggggggggggggggggggggggggggggttctcCTCTATCCTAAGAATAAAGCCTTCTAAATCTCCCATTTGAAATGCCAGGATATGAAAATGGCAGCTTTGTTCATGCCATCTAGACCAAAAAAAACCCTCCATAAGATTTCCAAGAActtaaattcaacaaaaaatctAGAACAATTATTTACATCTCCTCTAAATTTCCCACACTTGCAAACTATAACCTAATTCAGTTATCTGGCCACTTGGGTTTGTCATATTTTACAAACCgaaacaaatcaaaacataataaataagaTTTCATCTTCAAGTTTATTTTGTTTACCAACATTTTCTTGGCAATTGAGCAGATAACAGAAAGCATGAGAACACTGTACCTGTACAAATGAATCATGCATTTTCAGCTCCTCCAGAACTGCCTTCCTCAAGTTGGAGATTGAAATCtttgcatcatcatcatcatccgcACACTCTTCAGCCAACTCATACCTGTAATCCaatgaaaaacacaaaataaaatagacatAAATTTCCCACAAACAAATAGCCCACCCTCTAGTTCTCAATAAAACTgaggccaaaaaagaaaagaaaaaaaaaattgttgtgtaGACTTTGATTTCAAATGCTAAACTCACCTCAATCAGAGTAGGTACATATTTCACACCCTACACACGGTTGCTGAGAAAAACTGACAAAAAGAACGGAGAGAAGAAAACTTAAAATCTTATGAGTTAAGCCAACTTCATCTAAAACAATTCTAAACTCACCCACATAACCTATTAGTTGAATTCATTGGTTAAGGTTTACCATTAACTATCTCCATCCTCAAACAATGAATAATCTATTAATTGAatccttaatttctttaatttcccACCTTTCCTCCAAAACGTAACAAACCATAAAATTCAAAATCTTATGATCAACTTTTCCTACAcattctcagcaaccaaactaaggggaaaaaaaaaaagttgcccAATAATCTAAAATGGAAAATCAAATACTCAGGCATGGGCAACGGTGAATGGAATTTTGAAACCACATTTTTCTTCAAAGCCAAACACAGGTTCTCTAAACGATGAAAGACATCCAAGATTGATACCctgaattctttgttttttcatacATTTTGTTAGCAATCAGACAGACCCAAAAAAAGGAATCCCAAGAAATAAATAATCAGATGCTCAGGCCAAAGGAAAGACATTTACATGGCAAAGAAGGAATTTTATCAACCCGTATATCTTTCTTCGCTTTctatttagaatatatattcaCAATCTTAATTTCCTTGTTACCATACACCTACTAGGAAAATTAGATTTCTCGTTCCTGCACTAACAACTATGCCAACAGAACATATACATGCAATAGCCTCATTGTAGTCAATGGCTTATTAAGTTATAGAATCAAATTGGCCCTTAACCCAGTGGTAGAGTTAGGTAACTCGCGTTTTCCTTTCCCACTTTTTCTCAGAAACCAAGCACGCTAAGAAAGAGCAAAGCTGGCAAAATTCCAACTAAACTACAACAGCAAGTTCACCAATTGTTTCggtcttcttctttccttttcttttggggTTGTTAAGTTACAAAGCACAATacttatcaataataaataaaggcaAAATTCACAATTtaatatcaatcatttttattttttttttgttcttttcttatTTACCATATTTTCTTAGCAGCCAATACACACAATTTCAGAACCCAGTAAACCCAATTCCACTCTCACATTTTCCCATCAACCAAACAGAcccatacaaagaaaaaaacacaagcaacgcaccaaacaaatcaaacaatcgaaataataaataaaaaaaataaaaaataaactcacGCTTGCGCGAAGGCGCGGAGAAAGTGGACATCTTGGGCGATGTAATGGCGGAAAGTTTCGATCCTGAGATTCCCGGAAGCCAAACAGAGGACGAAGGGGGTGTAGAGAGCGAGCACCGATTCCCTGCGGAGCTTGATCCAGAAACGTTCAGAGAGGCCCACTTCGGAATCCACGGCGGCCACTGACATGGTCGGAGGAGGCGGGATTGCCATTGAGATTGGCGATCTCTGAGTGGAATCGAACGAGCCGGAGTGGGATCGGAGCAAGCTGAATCGGGCGAGTCGTGGCGGAACGGGGGTGGAGGAGAGGAGGGTGGAGAGGCAGAGAGCAGGTTTGATTGGGTTTTTTAGGGAGAAGAGGAAGCGCATCACACAAAGCACGAGGAGAGACacagaaagagaaagagaaatgcgAACACTGCCAGTCTGCCAGAGTCTCGGAGTGCCAGCGAAtactgaaaaatgaaaaaattcagGTAATAAATTAACTCAACTAAACTATTAAGTGTTaactttaattaaattaattattggttttTGTCTATTAATCCAaggttaatcttaaaaaaaataaaaaaaataaaaaataaaaaacactttttgactttttttttaaaaggaaagcttaaaactgattttttttttttttttttctttccttcttttaagtttttgctGACTTTTTCCATAGACAGATGGTTAGATGCTACATTTCTTgggaaaaaaagtaaaattggtCTCTTGAtcggcttaatttacaaatcaataatgtggtattaaaaataatttataagtcATTATAGTAGGCGAAAATGATAATTTATTTCCTTGAGTTAATTTTCGTTCACAACTTAACATAATCCATCTGATTGCCACGTTAAACCCAATTAAATTGTGACACATGTCCctctttaataaaaatataaaactaaaaaaataaattattttaaaaaaatgaatgtgTGGCTATCGATCACCCCTGGTTGGCCGCCACcctggaggtggaggtggaggtggaggtggaggtggctCGAACAGCCATCTCGAGATTTGGGGGTGGTTGTTCTGGTCATTCCCCCTCTATCTCTAAGGTGACCCGCGAGCCACCCGGTCTCTAAAAGGAACATGTATATTTTGAGCTAttgaaaaagcaaaaacatgtattttttatatgcaATGGATACATAAcattattataaattaatttgtaaaaagttTCTTACAAATTAGTCTGTAGAAAATTTATATCCTAAATTATATGTTTCATTGAAactaaaatgttaaaattaaaaatctttattaaCTCGTTTATgggtttttattaatattactAAGTTTTCTTAGGCCCAACTAATCGGGTCTGTACATCTAAGCCCATTATTATGAGCTAACCTACGAGTTAAACATTGGGTCCCACCCTAATGTGCCTTGAtgttgtaccattgttgtgCACAAAGAGTGTAAGAATCACTCccctaaaataaaatcttaactaAATATGGGTAGTAAAACAGTCtagaatttctttttgttaaataatcatttttcctaaaattttaagcaggctattaaaaaacatatgtttctcacatgctaatgGACACGTACCACTTTATTAGACTAGTTTTATAGCTAATTTCTGTTCCaatgaatgaatttaattatttaatttatattccaaCACTCTCCCTTACATGTCGGCTCTCCCCTTTTGTgataatttttcaatatattattttattattttctctgcgtttgtgatttcaaaaagtgcaattttaaaatgtgcgaatttcaaaacataattttaaaaaacgcagtttgatatttaaaatcgcaatttagcctttaaaattgtgcggCCTCAAAAAAACATAtcattacctgcgatttgaaaacaaagattttctatattttcaaatctcaatttttttcaaaacgcaATCTCAAACAAATTATTTTCTACGATTcggtttaaaattgtaatttttgtctataaaatTGCAATGCCAAACGCAACCTCTAAGTATTATATGGTAGAAGTGCTGCGTCATCGTTGTTAATTAATTGTAGGataattaattatcaaattttCACTTTCTAAATTGTCTTTctttaaatcatttttctttctttcttcgcaACAGgtttacataaaataaatcaggAATTAACCcacgctatatatatatatatatatatatatatatatatatatatatatatatatatatatatatatatatatatatatatacataatttttttttgtattagctCTCGCTTCTCAGTTCCCTCCAAACAAGGATTCTGAAGTCTTTGCAATTCGCATGAACAATAACACGATGACGccggaagaaagaaagaaaaaaagattggaAGATTTGAAGCGCAAAAAATGTGCATCTTTTGAGAAGATTCTGGAAGAGGTTAGAGCGGTTGCGAGTTCtaaggaagaggaagaaaggcTGCTGAAGGAAAGGATCGTGAGGGATTTGGTTGAATTCCACGCCAGAAAAGCCGCAAAGCGCTTGATCAAGAGAGAAAACaacgaagaagaaaaggaaatgcCAAGGGAGTTCAAGAAGCGTATCAGTGAGATGGAAGGAACCGACGTCGTGTTGGTGATACAGAAGCAATATCCGCGTAAAACTGGTTTAAGCTGCCTTTCGATACCGGAGACCGAAACCCGACTGGATTTTCTCAACGGGATGGAGAAGAAAGAATTACAAGTTTGCGACGAAGGTATCGAGGTTTTACTGATTGAGCCGTGTCTCGAGGAGTCGAAGGCATGGCTGAAGAAGCAAAACACTGAGAGCGGCGATTTGTACGTGTTCGCTTTGAACGGAGTTGTGATCGGTACGACGGTGCAGCTCTGGTCCTTTCGGATCAAGGAAACACTCTGTTTTGCGCTTGTTAAGCTCAATTAGCTGCATGGAGATCGAAGATCATGAATTGCTTCAAGAGTTTCTAGATTGGTTGGAGTCGATCTATGATGAAGAACAATAAGcaatctttgtttgtttgtaaatCTTT
Above is a genomic segment from Alnus glutinosa chromosome 12, dhAlnGlut1.1, whole genome shotgun sequence containing:
- the LOC133852601 gene encoding B3 domain-containing protein At2g24670, yielding MTPEERKKKRLEDLKRKKCASFEKILEEVRAVASSKEEEERLLKERIVRDLVEFHARKAAKRLIKRENNEEEKEMPREFKKRISEMEGTDVVLVIQKQYPRKTGLSCLSIPETETRLDFLNGMEKKELQVCDEGIEVLLIEPCLEESKAWLKKQNTESGDLYVFALNGVVIGTTVQLWSFRIKETLCFALVKLN